TTGTAGCCATACAGCACCTGTTCGGTTGTGCTCGAAGCGTTCGTCCAAAGGCAGTTCACCACCCGTCCAAATGGGTCGAGCCCCAGATAAGGGGCGGCACCTGACCCCGTAGCCAAGTTGTAGGTAACGCTGGGCTGCGGATAGTTAACCTGAACGAAGCTGCTCAAACCCAGATAGGTATAATTGGCGAGCGTGACGCCCGAGGCGACATCCGCCAGGTTTTGGACGCGGCTTATCCGATCGTTATCGCCGCCGCTCGTGCCATAGCCGTAGGTCGTCGTGCGCCCGTTGGGATAGACCAAGCTCGTGGGGCGCACGGTGTTGGCCGAGCCATCGGCATAGCTGTAATCGACACTGAGCGTGGTCGCAGTGTTCACCGCGCCGGAATGTTCTTGGTACTGCATCACCAGCTGCTGGAAGTCGTTGTAGGCGTTTTGTACCTGATTGGCGACCGTGGTTCCGGCCGAATCGCTGTAGCTGGTGATCTGATAGGGCAAGCCGCGCACATCATAGGCTTGGCCGATGCGCTGGATCGAACCGTCAATGTCCGAGCCAAGCGTGGCGATGGCATCGGCGGTTTGGCGACCGAGCTTATCGATGATGTATTGATGGACTGTCCCGTTCTGGTCGGTCTTGGCGATCAGCTCGCCTTGGCGGTCGTAGCTTTGTGTTACACGATCCTGACCGTTGACGGCATCGGGGTAAATCGTGGCTAGCAGCAGAGCGTTGCTAGTTAGCGTTGAGCCGTCGGCTGGCGAAACCCCGTAGAGATAGCGCGTGGTTTGATCGCCGGTGGTGTGGTTGCAGGCCGTGAGCGCAACCAGATTACCGTCAGCGTTGTACTGCATCTTGACGGTAACATCGGTGGTGTTTCCAGGGCAGCCGCCGGTGTAGTTGCCGATCTTACTCAGCGCCTTGCCCAGAGCATTGAACGTCTGCCGCGTTTCGACACCAGCCGGATCGATCGCCTGAAAACGATTCCCTGCTGGATCATAACCATAACTAACAACCAAGACCGAATCGCTACGCTCGGGAACTGCATCGGGGCGTATGAACGCTGCGTTGTTGTTCGTGCCGTAATTAGCCGTCGCCCCGAGACGGCCCACCCCATCATAGTAATTAGCCAGGTAAATGGTGCGCGACCAGGGCTGCGCACCGGAGGACGTCGGTTGCAGTGCCCCGCCCGTGCTGTCGGCATTATGGTTGCGCTGGTAAACAGCGACCTCGATCGGCCGCTTGTCTGTACCCGAATAATACGAGAGCGTCTGTTCAAAGATCTTGTTCTGCGAGGTGATCTGCCCTACGGCGCTGTAGGGCTCGGTTCCCGAGCCGGTATAGTACCCCTTGTAAACGCCGTAGGTTCTGGCCTGACTGTCGCGGAACGTTTTAGTGAACAGTTGCGAGCCAGCGGGAAGCGTTTTGATCTGATTCCCCGCTTCGTCGTACCAATTGTTGGTCACTAGGGCATTGCCGACTGCGCCGGTATTCGGGTTCACGGCGAAGACCAACGATTGATAAACCTGCCCTTGCGGATTGAATCGCGATTGACTGCGGGCAATCAGGTTGCCGCCGGAACCGTTGTACTGATCGACCTGAACCACTTGGTTCTGATTGTTGTAGGTCCGCACTTGGTACGTGTTCAACTCACCAGCGATCGTCGTCACCCGATTGCGGAAGTCGAGCGTGACCGTTGTGACCCGGTTATTGGCCGGGTTCGCGTCGACGTAATTGGTGACGGTGGTCGGTTGGGTGCAATCGCAGCCTGACGAGTAGGCGTTCGAGGTCACGATCACCATGTTATTGCCTGGCGCACTGCCGCCGGTCGGATCGGTATTGGTCGCGCCGTAGTCGTCCGTCCCGATGTAGGAACCTGTCGTTCTTCCCCGCACATCAAACGTCGAGCGGCTGATTGTCCCACCGGGGGTGACGGTGCGATTTTTGCGACCCATCGCGTCATAGCCGAATTCGGTCTCGTCGTAATTGACACCCGCTTGCCCCGAGCCGCTGGCGGGGATGGTGTGATATGCCTGCGATGAGATGAGCTGACCGGCATTGTCGTAAGTCTGACGAGTCCAACGCGTCCAGCTGGCCTGGTCAAAGCAATCCCCCGCATCGAGTGGTCCGCTCGTCGAGCACCGCGCCGCGGCAATCGTGTCAATTGCCCGCCGCGCAAGATCATTGATCGTGATCGCAACCGGGTTTACCAGGGTATAGGCGTAGTCGCTCGGCGTGCCGGTAGCGTAACCTTGGCCGCTCCAGGTTTGATGTTGCGCATCGAGATAAACAGTCCAGCGGGCGGTCCGAACACCCACGCCATCCACATCATGGACCGGCCCCAGGGATTGGGTCATCCGCCCCTGGTTATCGTTCGTGTAGTCGGTCACTAGATTGAGCGGCGTTGGGAGACCGCTTGGGCGAGACCAGCCGCTCGGTAGAGTTGTCAGACTGGGATCGACGTCTTCGATCATCTGGGTTCGCGCGCCCGTGACGATGTCATACGTGAAATAATCGATGAACCCACGGGGCCCCTGTTCCCAGATCATGTTGCCGTACAGATCGTACAGTTCTTGTTGCGTCGCCGACACTCCGGAGCCATTCTGGCCGGTGGGAATGACCGGCAGCGTGGTGGTTTTCTGCAAGAGTTGATTGGTGCCGGAATAAAAGAGGTAGGAGAAGCTCGTGATAATCGGCACCGCGCCGGCATCATCTTGATACACGGTCTTCTGCGAGACGGGATAAACCGTAACGCCGTTGGCGGTATTCGATGTGTACTGCAGTTGTTGCTGAACAATTGGCGTGCCGGACGTTCCCTGCTGAATATCGACCTGCTTGAGATAGCCAGCGGGAACTCCGGTGGTGCCGTCGTAATATTCATTGGTCGTAATCAACCCAGCGCCGGTCAACAATTGAACGGCTAAACCCGGAACGCTCTCGTTGTAGACCGGGCTGGCCGAGAGATTTATCGCCGAGGGAGCGGCGATAAAAATCACGTCGTAATTGTCATCGAACTGCTGGTAGGTAATCCAGCGCTTCACGCCATCGGTCAACTCTTGCAGCATCGGCTGCCCGATATGGTTCATGTAGGCGATATTCAGCGAACCATCGGGGCGGGTTTCGACCGTTTTGTGCGTCCAGTTGTTCGGACCATCGGCAAACGCGGAGATGGAGTAGGCGTAGCGGAACGTTCTCGCCCCACCGCCGACATCTTCAAGCGTCACTCGGCGCAGGCCGTCGTACTCAAAGTAACTGTCGGCGAATTGCGCCACCTCGGCATCGGAGGCCGTGAAGGGATTACCAGTGGCTGCGGTCAGCCGGCGATACGCTTCGGGACCGACGACATATTTGAGGCCGTGCGCGAAGCCAGTTCCGCCAGCGTCATCGACGTAATAGCGATAATAATCGGTGCTGTCGATCGTCCAATCGGTGCCGTCGGGGACCCAGCGAGTAACGGTTTTCAAGTCATTGACCAAGCCATCGGTATCGCCACTGGCATAGTAAGTGTAGGTGGCTTTACGGACGTTGTACCACGGTCCCCCAACACCAATCTGGCGACGAAGCATGACATTGGCGATATGGCCAGCATTTTCACCGTCGAGGTAGGTGTAGAGATACGACTCGGTGATGGTCACGCCACCATCGGAATAGGTCCGCAGCATTTCCGCGACCTGACCACCGTCGTAGGAAAGGCTAACGTTGGCACCGCCAGGCGTTACCTGCTGCAGAAGCTGCCCCGGCTCATCGGAGCTGAAGTTGGCAAAGACTTCCGTCGTACCGCCACGGGACGCCAGAGTAAAATAGGTGCCGTCGAACATCAGGGTGCTGAGGATGCCGTAGCGCCCAACGTAGCTCCCGCCCGACAAGTCGTACCATTCGGAATTTTGTCCGGCACGAACTACGATGATCGTGTCGCCGTCTTCAATTAGGTTGGGCCATTGGTACACGAGCCAGTTGACGCCGTTCCCATAGTCGACATCCGACGACATCTGGTTGTTGTAACTGCGCGCGTGTCCCCAGCTCTGGCCAAACCCACCGGAAGAGACATCGTTGGCGGACAACAGCACGCGACCATCTTGGAAGCTGATTGGACCTGGTGAAGTGACTGGGCAGGTAGCCCCGGGAGCAGTTTCATACTCGACCAATTGCCCTTCCTGGCACTTCTTACATTTATTCGGCTTCGGTTTGGCTTTGGTCGATGATGAACTCGAACTCGATGAACTGCTAGAGGACGAGCTAGAGCTGCTGGACGAACTGCTCGAGGAACTACTTGAAGAGGAACTCGAACCGCTCGATGAAGAGCTGCTTGACGAACTGGAACTGCTCGAAGAGGAGCTTGAGGAAGAACTCGATGAGCTGCTCGACGATGAACTGGACGAACTGGAACTAGAAGAACTACTCGAAGAGGAGCTTGACGAAGAGCTCGAACTACTGGACGAACTGCTGGAGGAGGAACTCGAGCTACTGGACGAGCTCGACGAGCTGCTGGAACTGGAGCTTGACGAAGAGCTACTCGGCGAACTGGAGCTGCTGCTGGATGAGCTCGACGAACTTGACGAGGGACTGGAACTGCTGCTCGAACTGCTTGAGCTCGAATACGAAGAGCTCGACGAGGAGGAACTCGAAGATGAACTTGAGCTGCTCGATGAACTACTGGAACTGCTGCTCGACGGATCGCTCAAAGGGCGAATAAAAGAATGCGCTTCGGCCAAGGCAACGGTCGAACCATCGGGGTTCGTCACCTGGACCGCAACCGGCCCCGATGTTCTTGCTTGAGCGTGGCACATAATCGTCTTGCCGTCGGCACTAACCGAGACGTTAGTTGCCGCCGCGCCACCCACCGAAACCGATGCGCCGGCCTGAAAATGTTCGCCGACAATTTTCAGCCGCGTCGTGGCCGACGTTGAGCTGACTGCCGGAGAGACAGAAATAATGCGCGGCGTCTTCGCCATGTGCCACCCCAAGTGCCATGAGTCTCGGTGTATCGGGGCAGGATTGAGGAAGCGCCATCAGTCAGTCCTTCTTGACGGCGTTCTCCAAATTCCCCCCAGGCAAGGTAGTCCTCGAATTCTTATCGCTTGTCGTCCGCAGTGTCAACAAAAATGTCACCGATGCCAATCAGCAGGCGCAGCGATGAGGGGTTTTCCCCCTAACCGATCACTCACTAACTCGCCGCGCGACAACATCGCGCACGCTGTCACTGCCTCCGAAAATGCCGGTCTATCTTCTCCACCATCGCGCGCGTGATCGTCGACAGGGTCTTTCCGTCAGCCGTGGGATAGGGATTGATATCGATTACATACAATCCGTCCGCCGTCGGGACAGCTTCTACGTGGCAGACATCGCATCCGATTCGGCTCAGGCCCTCGCATAAACGCTGTTCGATTCGAGCCGGCACGGAATAAGCTTCGTGGCGCATCGCGCCGCCTGAGCGAAAAGCAGCATCGGTCGACCAATAACGCAAGCCAGATGTCACCACACCACATACAAACCCAAACCGAACCACGCTATGCCAGCCATCAATTTGATTGTCAATAAACTCAGTGACGATCCTGCCATGCCCTCGTGCTGGATAGTCGCCGCGGTTGTTGTTAAAAGCATTTGTGTCAATCCACTTTCGATCTGGACTGATAAAAGACCCATACGAGTGCAGCCAGCCAGTGCGATTGGGTGGTAGCGTCGTGACTCGCGGCGCCAGACCGAGCGCGTGGAGAATCGGAAGGTAGTTGGCCTTATGGTGATCCTTTAAGCGATCAGCATGGTTGATAACCGTCACGTTGGGCAGTTGGGGCAATCGTGCCAATAGCGCTAATGCTTCCGGCTGGGTCGGATCGCGAAGCATGTGCCAGATGAGATCGTACTTAGACCAGTCGATTTGCTCCGGCCGCAGGAGCGGCAAGCCGGAACGAAACAGCGTTAAAGGAGTTGGCTCTGCTAAGGAAACGACGTCGATCGTCCAGCCTAGTTCCAACAGGCCGACATGAAATTCGTCCGGAGCAAGAAGCACCCGGTCTCCCTTGCTGGTAAGCTGAAGCACGTTATCGCGTCCAAAGGTCGGATAACAGATCGTCAAGAGTTTCATCGGGAGTTGCTCAATCAGTATGAATAAGATTTGCGTCGTAGGGCATCCATCCCGGCTCGGAGGTGCTGACACCGAACTCGATCACCAGATCCGCTGCTGGCAGTCGCTCGGCCTGCAAGTTCACATCGTCCATACCGGACAGATTGATCCTAATCTACAAGCGATGCGGATGCAGGAACGAGGCTGCGTCATTCACGAACCGCGGAACTGGAAGGCATGCCAAGGAATGCACGTCATTTCCTATTGCAACGGTGATTTTCTGAAGGCGTTGCCAGCCATCCGCGAGTATGCCCGCTCAACAACGTTCGTCAACTGCATGTGCTGGCTATTCGATGCCGAGAAGGAAGCTCACCGCCAAGGACTTATTGACTGGTTTCTGTACCAGACAGAACACGCGCGACTGCGGGTGCAAACTGAATTGCAGACAATTAACCCGAAGTACCAGTGGTTTCAGGTACGCCCCTACTTTTACGCGGAGGAGTTTCCGTTCATTGCCGATCGACCGAGCGACAAATTCCGTTTCGGCCGGATTTCCCGTGACGACCCAGGAAAATATCATCAAGCGCAGATCTGGGTTTATGAAACGATGGTCGCTCCAGTTCTCAAGGAGGGCATCATTCTCGGCTTTAAAGACACGATCGCCAAGAAGGTCGGCCAACCGCCAAACTGGATCAAGTGCTATGCCGCGGGTGGCATCACTGCTCACCAGCTCTATCAGCACGCAACTTGCATCATTCAGATGTCCGAAACCTACGAAAACCTCCCGCGAATCGGATTTGAGGCAATGGCCAGTGGCAGTTTGTTGATTGTCGACAATCGGGGTGGCTGGCAAGAAATGGTCCAGCACAAGCAAACCGGGTTTTTGTGCAATGACCAGCGCGAGTTCGTCTACTTTGCCTCGCGCGCCGCCTTTGAGAGCGAAGAACGCCGCCAGATGATTCACAACGCACGTGACTGGCTCGACTCGAACTGGAGCATGGAACAGGCCAAGGAAGATTGGCGCAAGTTCTTCCACCAAATTGACTCGTGATGCGATTCTTCTCTCCACTGCCGGTGAGCCGTTCAGTCGAATAGATATTGTTGTGTGAAGGAAATATGATGACAGGTAATACTGGGCTGAAGCCTTACATGACAGAAGAGGAGGCTCAAATTATCGACAGCTTTCTCTTGAAATATCAGCCCAGGCGTTGTCTGGAGTGGGGCATCGGCGGGAGCACCGTCGTATTCTCTCGACATTCATTTATTGAGCAGTGGATCGGGATCGAATGGCACCATGAATGGATTAGAAAGGTTCAGCCCTTTGTTTCACCGCGCGTTCAGTTGCACGAAGCGAAACCTCCGTCAACAGAATGTCCCTATGGCTGCCAGGTCAGCATCGACACGTTCGTCAACCATCCAGCGATCACTGGCAGCTTCGACTTCATTTTCATCGACGGTGACTATCGATAGCAGTGCATGAGCAAGGCCACTGCGATGCTTTCGCCGACAGGATTTTGTATGGTCCACGACACGGCGCGGCAGGATATGCATCCCTCGTTTCGCCATTTTGCGCACCACAGGATTTTGACACTTGGCGAGTTGAACAAGAATCGTGATTGGCACCAAGGGTTGACAGTGCTTTGGAACCATGAGGAGCAACTCTGAAGCACTCGTTGAGTTCAAGACCAGAAAGACCAACCAATGAACCACCTTCCTGCAGTCAGTTGCATGTGTTTGACGTTCGGCCGTCCTCAGGTTCTGGAAGAAGCGATCGAGTCGTTTTTGCGACAGGATTATACCGGCGGCAAAGAGTTGATCGTCTTGAATGATTGCGCCCAACAAACATTGGTCTTCGATCATCCTGACGTGGCGGTCGTCAATGTTTCCAAAAGGTTCAAGACTGTCGGTGAGAAACGAAATGCCTGTGCGGCGCT
The nucleotide sequence above comes from Planctomycetota bacterium. Encoded proteins:
- a CDS encoding glycosyltransferase, producing the protein MNKICVVGHPSRLGGADTELDHQIRCWQSLGLQVHIVHTGQIDPNLQAMRMQERGCVIHEPRNWKACQGMHVISYCNGDFLKALPAIREYARSTTFVNCMCWLFDAEKEAHRQGLIDWFLYQTEHARLRVQTELQTINPKYQWFQVRPYFYAEEFPFIADRPSDKFRFGRISRDDPGKYHQAQIWVYETMVAPVLKEGIILGFKDTIAKKVGQPPNWIKCYAAGGITAHQLYQHATCIIQMSETYENLPRIGFEAMASGSLLIVDNRGGWQEMVQHKQTGFLCNDQREFVYFASRAAFESEERRQMIHNARDWLDSNWSMEQAKEDWRKFFHQIDS
- a CDS encoding RHS repeat-associated core domain-containing protein; translation: MLLSANDVSSGGFGQSWGHARSYNNQMSSDVDYGNGVNWLVYQWPNLIEDGDTIIVVRAGQNSEWYDLSGGSYVGRYGILSTLMFDGTYFTLASRGGTTEVFANFSSDEPGQLLQQVTPGGANVSLSYDGGQVAEMLRTYSDGGVTITESYLYTYLDGENAGHIANVMLRRQIGVGGPWYNVRKATYTYYASGDTDGLVNDLKTVTRWVPDGTDWTIDSTDYYRYYVDDAGGTGFAHGLKYVVGPEAYRRLTAATGNPFTASDAEVAQFADSYFEYDGLRRVTLEDVGGGARTFRYAYSISAFADGPNNWTHKTVETRPDGSLNIAYMNHIGQPMLQELTDGVKRWITYQQFDDNYDVIFIAAPSAINLSASPVYNESVPGLAVQLLTGAGLITTNEYYDGTTGVPAGYLKQVDIQQGTSGTPIVQQQLQYTSNTANGVTVYPVSQKTVYQDDAGAVPIITSFSYLFYSGTNQLLQKTTTLPVIPTGQNGSGVSATQQELYDLYGNMIWEQGPRGFIDYFTYDIVTGARTQMIEDVDPSLTTLPSGWSRPSGLPTPLNLVTDYTNDNQGRMTQSLGPVHDVDGVGVRTARWTVYLDAQHQTWSGQGYATGTPSDYAYTLVNPVAITINDLARRAIDTIAAARCSTSGPLDAGDCFDQASWTRWTRQTYDNAGQLISSQAYHTIPASGSGQAGVNYDETEFGYDAMGRKNRTVTPGGTISRSTFDVRGRTTGSYIGTDDYGATNTDPTGGSAPGNNMVIVTSNAYSSGCDCTQPTTVTNYVDANPANNRVTTVTLDFRNRVTTIAGELNTYQVRTYNNQNQVVQVDQYNGSGGNLIARSQSRFNPQGQVYQSLVFAVNPNTGAVGNALVTNNWYDEAGNQIKTLPAGSQLFTKTFRDSQARTYGVYKGYYTGSGTEPYSAVGQITSQNKIFEQTLSYYSGTDKRPIEVAVYQRNHNADSTGGALQPTSSGAQPWSRTIYLANYYDGVGRLGATANYGTNNNAAFIRPDAVPERSDSVLVVSYGYDPAGNRFQAIDPAGVETRQTFNALGKALSKIGNYTGGCPGNTTDVTVKMQYNADGNLVALTACNHTTGDQTTRYLYGVSPADGSTLTSNALLLATIYPDAVNGQDRVTQSYDRQGELIAKTDQNGTVHQYIIDKLGRQTADAIATLGSDIDGSIQRIGQAYDVRGLPYQITSYSDSAGTTVANQVQNAYNDFQQLVMQYQEHSGAVNTATTLSVDYSYADGSANTVRPTSLVYPNGRTTTYGYGTSGGDNDRISRVQNLADVASGVTLANYTYLGLSSFVQVNYPQPSVTYNLATGSGAAPYLGLDPFGRVVNCLWTNASSTTEQVLYGYNRLSSRIWRGCPLAASQSPPVYQDELYSYDPLQRLVDMSRGQLIDDNTQINGVSFAQNWQLDATGNWPEFRQWDTATPTNNLDQQRASNQANEIAAITQRFGAAWAQPGYDRAGNMTTIPNGNDPTVVMNGVYDAWNRLVAVAGVATYAYDGLNRRITITASGHIRHCYYTAQWQDIEERLDASTTPDRQFAWGLRYIDDLVLRDRSTTGTLNERLYTLQDANWNVTAVVNTSGVVQERYRYSPYGAPTFLNASFAPIALGGNYQWETLYCGYRWDLVTGIFAVRERYLQPFIGNWISRDPLGTPESELNLYLYGIDSPLNAIDPLGTTSSFTSFTFFDIESINWKRFGSDNPDIYLGSAYFDFDASCTPDGQVVFNSVPSPTTQAVPGTFWQADIVATVEGPYGISCGNNVGVASVFNVVATTSGRGARDAAARLGAFVGGVTGAAMGGGLPGAVVGGGIGAAGGFIAGSVVESFYADSKAARVQVNICCCCFAGQSQFNPSPQVNYQLVAVSKTEEVYANWSATEYSCGGSVPSGGPDQRI